In one window of Egibacteraceae bacterium DNA:
- the ftsH gene encoding ATP-dependent zinc metalloprotease FtsH yields the protein MTQSQQRKRKPEKTKDPKDRQPYRLAKILLSLTLLTLLGLGGALVYYALPETAGEEASIGLFEGWAENREITSAVLKSHDNRILFMRDDEQYWVALPGENPVFASGFITTAIDQGIPLDIDQQAFKRRIDLIAGFVVTMILVCGLGLAIVLFRAGGGNNAFLKAAAKRGAEERPVTFADVAGVDEAILEIREVRDYLLDPARLEAIGAEAPHGVLLVGPPGTGKTLLARAVAGEAGVPFFAMSGTDFVEMYVGVGAARIRDLFRQVRERAPAILFIDELDALGRARGGAASSGGNDERDQTLNQLLVEIDGFASTTGVVIMGATNRPDVLDKALLRRGRFDRQIVVDRPDRAGRLDILRVHAANKRFEPAVDLDRVAVQTTGFTGADLASLTNEAALLAARRGKEAIGLLELEEAVDRVLVGSEGRVRRLSPADKRAVAYHEGGHALVAFARPEGDPVSRISIVSRGSSLGHTRIQPDDDKVVVAQNDMHHELAVSMGGRAAEDLVLGEPTSGPSSDLRRATRLARRMVCEFGMSDALGMVALGQPGSSAYLDDGSFIPDYSAEVAGLIDREIRRMIDEAYDHALQLLRAHRDILDWLVEELVANETLREDELQPFADAVAIAVSGMPAPPLNGTDARAAGGPAAPAGRPEGTGPTRR from the coding sequence GTGACCCAGTCGCAGCAGCGCAAGCGGAAGCCCGAAAAGACGAAGGACCCGAAGGACCGCCAGCCGTACCGCCTGGCCAAGATCCTCCTGTCGCTCACGCTGCTGACACTGCTCGGACTCGGCGGTGCGCTGGTGTACTACGCCCTGCCCGAGACGGCCGGTGAGGAGGCCAGCATCGGCCTGTTCGAAGGGTGGGCCGAGAACCGCGAGATCACCTCGGCGGTGCTCAAGAGCCATGACAACCGCATCCTGTTCATGCGCGACGACGAGCAGTACTGGGTCGCCCTCCCCGGCGAGAACCCAGTCTTCGCCAGCGGATTCATCACCACCGCGATCGACCAGGGCATCCCGCTGGACATCGACCAGCAGGCGTTCAAGCGGCGCATCGACCTGATCGCGGGCTTCGTGGTGACGATGATCCTCGTCTGCGGGCTCGGACTGGCGATCGTGCTCTTCAGGGCCGGAGGCGGGAACAACGCGTTTCTGAAGGCCGCCGCCAAACGCGGTGCGGAGGAACGGCCCGTGACGTTCGCGGACGTCGCCGGCGTCGACGAGGCCATCCTCGAGATCCGGGAGGTGCGCGATTACCTCCTGGACCCCGCCCGGCTCGAGGCCATCGGAGCGGAAGCCCCCCACGGCGTCCTGCTGGTCGGCCCCCCGGGCACCGGCAAGACGCTGCTCGCCCGCGCGGTCGCTGGCGAGGCCGGCGTTCCGTTCTTCGCCATGTCGGGCACCGACTTCGTGGAGATGTACGTCGGAGTCGGCGCCGCACGCATCCGTGACCTGTTCCGCCAGGTGCGCGAGCGTGCCCCGGCCATCCTGTTCATCGACGAGCTCGACGCGCTGGGCCGCGCACGGGGCGGTGCTGCCAGCAGCGGCGGCAACGACGAGCGCGACCAGACCCTCAACCAACTGCTGGTGGAGATCGACGGCTTCGCCAGCACGACGGGGGTCGTGATCATGGGGGCGACCAACCGCCCCGACGTGCTCGACAAGGCGCTGCTGCGCCGCGGTCGCTTCGACCGCCAGATCGTGGTCGACCGCCCGGACCGGGCGGGCAGGCTCGACATCTTGCGCGTGCATGCGGCCAACAAGCGCTTCGAGCCGGCCGTCGACCTGGATCGGGTCGCGGTGCAGACTACGGGCTTCACCGGCGCGGACCTCGCCAGCCTGACCAACGAGGCAGCGCTCCTGGCCGCGCGGCGGGGCAAGGAGGCCATCGGCCTGCTGGAGCTGGAGGAGGCCGTCGACCGGGTGCTGGTCGGCAGCGAGGGCCGGGTCCGGCGACTCAGTCCCGCGGACAAGCGCGCGGTGGCCTACCACGAAGGGGGGCACGCCCTCGTGGCGTTCGCGCGACCGGAGGGGGATCCCGTCAGCCGTATCTCCATCGTCAGCCGGGGCAGCTCGTTGGGCCACACCCGCATCCAACCCGACGACGACAAGGTGGTCGTCGCCCAAAACGACATGCATCACGAGCTGGCGGTCTCAATGGGCGGCCGGGCAGCCGAGGATCTCGTCCTCGGCGAGCCGACCAGTGGGCCGTCCAGCGACCTGCGTCGGGCGACCAGACTGGCTCGGCGGATGGTCTGCGAGTTCGGGATGAGCGATGCGCTCGGGATGGTGGCCCTCGGGCAGCCGGGGTCGAGCGCCTACCTGGACGACGGGTCGTTCATCCCCGACTACTCCGCGGAGGTCGCCGGGTTGATCGACCGGGAGATCCGCCGGATGATCGATGAGGCGTACGACCACGCACTGCAGCTCCTGCGCGCCCATCGCGACATCCTCGACTGGCTGGTCGAGGAGCTCGTCGCGAACGAGACCTTGCGCGAGGACGAGCTCCAACCGTTCGCCGACGCCGTCGCCATCGCCGTCAGCGGCATGCCGGCCCCGCCGCTCAACGGGACAGATGCTCGCGCCGCCGGTGGTCCGGCCGCCCCCGCGGGACGGCCGGAGGGGACGGGCCCCACACGGCGGTGA